In Hyperolius riggenbachi isolate aHypRig1 chromosome 10, aHypRig1.pri, whole genome shotgun sequence, a genomic segment contains:
- the LOC137534153 gene encoding uncharacterized protein: protein MKIILLLSLAAFCLANRHQGRPQFSFPGPSSGNRSHTLEWNNFVKSLSQSEETSAHHHDGNRSPRDAGFALFNPNRKDVKIEQFPGLRFQPGKSAENKQENSFLSESSSEESSHSDSHDKESSSTSSMSASDEKSSSSGGDNSESHSADNEEPSVNNIAVSNQEESQSKEESAGPAANEESEVPSNDQAQTASNDNTEEPATDEGNNVPPPSPPPRSSSEEHDHSKLIKKKILDEILGFQPSVPANNKGRRFALRDVDVPRPSKKPQVRSRGTRGIGDFGNIVLSVGKNQNIGEPQGQIKGTKKQRQVGKYKK, encoded by the exons ATGAAAATTATACTCTTACTATCGTTGGCGGCCTTCTGCCTTGCCAATCGCCACCAAG GTCGGCCACAATTCAGTTTTCCTGGTCCTAGTTCTGGTAACCGCTCCCACACTTTGGAATGGAATAATTTTGTTAAATCCTTGTCACAGAGCGAGGAAACATCTGCCCACCACCATGATGGAAATAGATCACCTAGAGATGCTGGCTTTGCGCTTTTCAATCCTAACCGTAAAGATGTGAAGATTG AACAGTTTCCAGGACTGAGGTTCCAGCCTGGCAAAAGTGCAGAAAACAAGCAAGAGAATTCATTCCTCTCAGAGAGTTCCAGTGAGGAGAGCAGCCACTCAGACAGTCATGACAAGGAATCTTCCTCTACCTCTAGTATGTCCGCTAGCGATGAAAAATCATCTTCATCTGGAGGGGACAACAGTGAGTCCCATTCAGCTGACAATGAAGAGCCTTCAGTCAACAACATAGCAGTTAGTAATCAAGAGGAATCCCAATCAAAGGAGGAGAGTGCCGGACCAGCAGCCAATGAAGAAAGCGAAGTCCCATCCAATGATCAAGCACAGACCGCTTCCAATGACAACACAGAAGAACCTGCAACAGACGAAGGGAACAATGTCCCACCACCATCTCCACCACCAAGATCCTCTAGTGAAGAGCATGACCATTCAAAATTAATCAAGAAGAAAATACTGGATGAGATACTAGGCTTTCAGCCATCTGTTCCTGCCAATAATAAGGGGCGAAGATTTGCATTAAGAGATGTTGATGTTCCAAGACCCTCAAAAAAACCTCAAGTTCGCTCCCGGGGCACGAGGGGCATAGGAGACTTTGGTAATATTGTCCTTTCTGTTGGAAAAAATCAGAACATCGGGGAGCCACAGGGGCAGATAAAAGGCACCAAAAAACAAAGACAAGtgggaaaatacaaaaaatag